The proteins below are encoded in one region of Balaenoptera acutorostrata chromosome 11, mBalAcu1.1, whole genome shotgun sequence:
- the MGAT3 gene encoding beta-1,4-mannosyl-glycoprotein 4-beta-N-acetylglucosaminyltransferase, which produces MKMRRYKLFLMFCMAGLCLISFLHFFKTLSYVTFPRELASLSPNLVSSFFWNNAPVTPQASPEPGSPDLLRNPLYSHSPLLQPLSPSKATEEIHRMDFVLPEDTTEYFLRTKAGGVCFKPGTKMLEKPPSGRPEEKAEAGEGASARGPGRQLLSTRERPGGRGARRKWVECVCLPGWHGPSCGVPTVVQYSNLPTKERLVPREVPRRVINAININHEFDMLDVRFHELGDVVDAFVVCESNFTAYGEPRPLKFREMLTNGTFEYIRHKVLYVFLDHFPLGGRQDGWIADDYLRTFLTQDGVSRLRNLRPDDVFIIDDADEIPARDGVLFLKLYDGWTEPFAFHMRKSLYGFFWKQPGTLEVVSGCTVGMLQTVYGLDGIRLRRRQYYTMPNFRQYENHTGHILVQWSLGSPLHFAGWHCSWCFTPEGIYFKLVSAQNGDFPRWGDYEDKRDLNYIRSLIRTGGWFDGTQQEYPPADPGEHMYAPKYLLKNYDQFRYLLDNPYQEPKSTADGGRWSKGLEGRPPARSKLDMVEG; this is translated from the coding sequence ATGAAGATGAGACGCTACAAACTCTTTCTCATGTTCTGTATGGCCGGCCTGTGCCTCATCTCCTTCCTGCACTTCTTTAAGACCCTGTCCTATGTCACCTTCCCCCGAGAACTGGCCTCCCTCAGCCCTAACCTGGTGTCCAGCTTCTTCTGGAACAATGCCCCGGTCACGCCCCAGGCCAGCCCCGAGCCAGGCAGCCCTGACCTGCTGCGTAACCCGCTCTATTCCCACTCGCCCCTGCTCCAGCCGCTGTCGCCAAGCAAGGCCACGGAGGAAATCCACCGGATGGACTTTGTGCTTCCCGAGGACACCACCGAGTACTTCCTCCGCACCAAAGCCGGGGGCGTCTGCTTCAAGCCAGGTACCAAGATGCTGGAGAAGCCGCCATCAGGGCGGCcagaggagaaggcagaggcGGGCGAAGGCGCGTCAGCGCGGGGCCCGGGCCGGCAGCTGCTGAGCACCCGGGAGCGGCCGGGGGGGCGCGGCGCGCGGCGCAAGTGGGTGGAGTGCGTGTGCCTCCCGGGCTGGCACGGGCCGAGCTGCGGCGTGCCCACCGTGGTGCAGTACTCCAACCTGCCCACCAAGGAGCGCCTGGTGCCCCGGGAGGTGCCGCGGCGGGTCATCAACGCCATCAACATCAACCATGAGTTCGACATGCTGGACGTGCGCTTCCACGAGCTGGGCGACGTGGTGGACGCCTTCGTGGTGTGCGAGTCCAACTTCACGGCCTACGGGGAGCCGCGGCCGCTCAAGTTCCGCGAGATGCTGACCAACGGCACCTTCGAGTACATCCGGCACAAGGTGCTCTACGTCTTCCTGGACCACTTCCCGCTGGGCGGGCGGCAGGACGGCTGGATCGCCGACGACTACCTGCGCACCTTCCTGACGCAGGACGGCGTGTCGCGGCTGCGCAACCTGCGGCCCGACGACGTCTTCATCATCGACGACGCCGACGAGATCCCCGCTCGCGACGGCGTGCTCTTCCTCAAGCTCTACGACGGCTGGACGGAGCCCTTCGCCTTCCACATGCGCAAGTCACTGTACGGCTTCTTCTGGAAGCAGCCGGGCACCCTGGAGGTGGTGTCGGGCTGCACGGTGGGCATGCTGCAGACGGTATACGGGCTGGACGGCATCCGCCTGCGCCGCCGCCAGTACTACACCATGCCCAACTTCCGCCAGTACGAGAACCACACGGGCCACATCCTGGTGCAGTGGTCGCTGGGCAGCCCCCTGCACTTCGCCGGCTGGCACTGCTCCTGGTGCTTCACGCCCGAGGGCATCTACTTCAAGCTGGTGTCCGCCCAGAACGGCGACTTCCCCCGCTGGGGTGACTACGAGGACAAGCGGGACCTCAATTACATCCGGAGCTTGATCCGCACAGGGGGCTGGTTCGACGGCACGCAGCAGGAGTACCCGCCGGCCGACCCCGGCGAACACATGTATGCCCCTAAGTACCTGCTCAAGAACTACGACCAGTTCCGCTACCTGCTGGACAACCCCTACCAGGAGCCCAAGAGCACAGCAGACGGTGGGCGGTGGAGCAAGGGTCTGGAGGGAAGGCCACCCGCCAGGAGCAAATTGGACATGGTTGAAGGCTAA